TGAGAGAGATGAAATCTGACTTTTGCTCATCAGTTTGCCCAATAAATGTGGTCAAATTGCAGTTTCTCCAAAGAGCTGAACACTTGCCACAGATTAGTATCTAGAACCAAAATAGTGTAGATGCAACCAACTGATCCCTAACTTGAAATATTGGCAAAAATATGTGGAAatgctgaatagacatttttttaaaggcatgcaGATGGACAactgacacatgaaaagataactCAAAATTGTAATCACTGGAGAAATGCAAACTAacactgcaatgagatatcaatTCACACATTTGAGAGTGACTAttataaaaaagacaacaaataacaagtgatATGGAAAAAGAACAATTGTGACttattagtgggaatgtaaatgatgTAGCCACTATGGGAAATACTATAAAGttcacaaagaaattaaaaatggaactactatatgatctagaaattccacttcttggcatttatctgaagaaaattaactcattcaaaaagatataAGGAACCCCATGTTTACTACAGCATACTTTACCACCACCAAGTTATGACCATCATGGATGAATGGATATTCAAAACTTAATGAAGAGATGGTCATTTCTCCATTgtaccttcttccttcctttgtgcatgcatgcctacagtctaagtcacttcagtcacatccaactctttgtgactccatgggctgtagtccaccaggctcctctgcccatggaattctccaggcaagaatactggagtgggttgtcatgccctcctccaagggaacttcccaaccccaggatagAAtccgcatcttttatgtctcctgcactggcaagcaagtCTTTTACCACCAGTGTTATCTGAGaagccctcttccttcctttgttgTAAACTAATTGCCCATAGATGAGTTAgtgtatttctgggctctttattctgttccattgatctatgtgtctgtttttgcgTCCATAGCACATTGTTTTCATTACTGTGGCTTTGAAGTATAGTCTGAAATATGGAAGAGTTATACTTCCAGCTTTGATCTCTTTCTCAGGATCATTTTGCAATTATGGGTCTGTTTTGGGTCCATATAAACATTAAGAGTATTTatcttagttctgtgaaaaatatggataTTTTGATTTTGtcattcaattgctcagtcatgttcaactcttcatgaccccatggattgcaacatgccaggtttccttgtccttcactatctcctggagtttgctcaaactcatgtccattgagttgatgatgccatccaaccaactcatcctctgccacccctttctccccgtgccctcaatctttcccagcatcagggtcttttccaatgcttggcatcaagtggccaaagtattggaactttagcttcagcatcagtccttccaaagaatattcaaggttgacttcctttaagattgactggtttaatcttgctgtcaaagggactctcaagagtcttctccactacacagtttgaaaacatcagttctttagtgctcagcattctttatggtccaactcccacatctgtacatgctactggtaaaaccatagctttgactatatgcacctttgtcagcaaagtgatgtctctgctttttaatacgctgtctgggttttcatagcttttcttccaaggaacaagcgtcttttaatttcatggctgcagtcatcattctcaatgattttggagcccaagaaaataaagtctcactgtttccattgtttcccccatctatttgccatgaagtgattggacccaATGACTTTATATTAGtgttttgaatggtgagttttaagccagctttttcactctcttcttttaccttcatcaagaggctctttagttcttcttcactttctgccataagaatgatgttatctgcatatctgaggttattgatatttctcctggcaatcttgatttcagctcgtgcttcattcagcccatcattctcatgatgaactctgcatattagttaaataagaagggtgacaatatacagccttgatgtactcctttcccaattttgaaccagttgttTTCTCCAcgcccagttctaactattgcttcttgacctgcgtacaggtttctcaggaggcaggtaaggtggcctgctattcccatctcttttcagaattttccacagtttgttgtgatccacacagtcaaaggctttagcatattcaatgaagcagatgtctttctgaaattccattgctttttctacgatccaatggctgttggcaatttgatccctggttcctctgccttttctaaatccagcctgtacatATGTaacttctcagttcacatactgttaaaacctagcttgaagggttttgagcattacatGCTAGGATGTGAAATGAGTGCGGTTGTGTAGTAATTtaaacactctttggcattgcccttgtttgggactggaatgaaaattgatctatTTTAATAGGGAATCATTGAACCTGGGTACTGTGGTCACTTTCACGGTATTAATTATTCTAATCCAGCGAGTTATTTAAGCTTTAAATAGGCTAAAGATTGTTACTCATAAGTGAGTATGATAATGCCTGTCTTATGCTGTTTTCAAGATGCAGGCTAGTACATTTCATAAACCTGGCCATTGTAAGCAATTAGTTAATGTTAGCAATAATTTATCTGGTTATTGCAAGGCAGGAATGCCTTAACATCTCTAGAGTTTCTTCAATCTGTTTCTAAAAATATACCAGAAGTCCAAGCCTGGTTGAAAATTTGAAACCATCAATGTGTGTAGTTTAAGAAACGCATTAAATTGGTTTGTTCCAAATTTCTATTCAGAATTCAAACTTGGAATCCACTACAGAAAAGCTGATTAGGTGATCAAATCTAGGTGGGGTACTAAACTCTGCATAGAATATACACCGAACTGAATCTCTAAATTTCTGAATGGTGGAAAGGAACAAGGAAAATTGAAGTCCCACTTTGTCTTCCTCTgaggcaatttttaaaggaaatcaacagagTCACCAAATCAAAAGGCAAATGAATATGATCACATATAAGAGATGTATATGTGATCTTAGCATGAGGAGAAAATAGAAGTGAAAGTTAGACTGGGATTTTTAGGCAAGTCACAATGAACATTGTAAGTCATGTAAGATAGTAATATTATGTAGAACACAAACATAGAAGAGATGTACAACACACTTCACACttcttgatttattttacttaaaaactcAAGAATGTCACTAATGTTGTTCACTTCATTGAGAAAGCCTCAATATTTTTGATCATGAGCTTAAAAGCATATTTCACTTGTCTGTTTCTCAGTGTATAAATAAAAGGATTCAACATGGGGGCAACAGAAGTACTGAGCAGAGCTATCCCTTTATTTAAAGACACTCTTTGCTTGGCAGAGGGTTTCACATACATGAAGATGCAACTTCCATAAGAAATGGACACAACCACCATGTGAGAAGAACATGTAGAAAAGGCTTTCCTCCTCTTTTGAGAAGAAGGTATCTTCAGAATAGTCCTAATGATGTTTGTGTAGGAGAGAATCACTAACACCAGAGTAACCAGGAGAGTTAGAATGGCTGAGAGAAGCatcattatttctactttatctGTGTCTGTGCAAGAGAGTTGTAATATAGGAGATacatcacagaagaaatgatCTACAATGTTGGCTGCACAGAAATCAAGCTGGAGACCCACGAGGAGTGGTGGAAAAATTATTATGAAACCAGCCAACCATGATGCAAAGACCAGTAAGTTGCACACTCTGTCACTCATGATGGTCATGTAATGCAGGGGTTTGCAGATGGCCACGTAGCGGTCATAGGACATGGCAGCCAGAAGAAAAAATTCGGTTGCACCCAAGAGAATAGTAAAAAACAGCTGTGCTGCACAATTGTTGTAAGAAATGGTCTTATCACCTGTTGCCATACTGACAAGAAATTTGGGGATGCAGACAGTTGTGAATGAGATttctaaaaatgagaaatttcGAAGAAAGAAATACATGGGTGTCTTGAGGTGTGAATATAGCAGGGTAAGGGTGATGATGATTAGATTTCCAGTGACGCTCAATAAGTAagtgaaaaaaaggagaagaaaaataaccACCTGTAATTGTGGATCATTGCTTAGTCCAAGAAGAATAAAGGTTGTTACTGTTGTGTGGTTTCTCATCGCtgacttctattttaaaaaagaagaaagaagaatcaaaaagGAATAACAGCCTATAAAAATGTACTCGTATAATTTTTACTCAAAATTTCACTGAGTGCAATTTGtgaggttttttggtttgttttctcaaGTGTCATAAATTCATGTGTTCCCAAAGGAAAACACAGTACATTGATaatcatataaaaatagaaacaaagagaaaaaaatcgtATCTTAacttatattttctgtattttcaaagttTCCAATCTATTTAGTATACATTAAATTATTTACataactttcttctttctttattaaaagaataatttatggTTATATGGATGAAAATACAAAGTGATGGAACCATCTTTTTGGGTCACAGATTCTAAAGCTACACAGAGCCTCCAAAGATCTTCAGAAAGCCATTTACTTAAGAAAGGTTAAatgtcattatcttcattttaaagaaagataattaATTCTACTCTGCCAAACATCTCTTTTTGTGTTTATTACAGTTTAAGGTAAACTTTATAATTCTGGAAGTCAGATTTCACCTGAAGTGAAattttcacctttaaaaattAACGTAACTTGACCTAAATATCCCTAGCTTATATAAAGTGGGAATTACTTTTACCAAACCTCTATAAGCTTCAATATTTAAATTCTCACAACCACTTTTAGTTCTGCTTTTCCCACTCTACCTGAAgattttaatttactttcatCTTACTCACTCTGGTTGTGCTCTTTTTCCCGATATTCACTCAAGCAGATACAAAGTATATCATTCTGCATGGAGTGTGTTATATAGCACACTTTACTAAATATCTGCAGTAATGAGCAAGGTTCtagaataaggaaaataaataaatttaaataaaaaataaataaaagattatctAGACATGCCTGGTGCATCACTGCTCCATGTGTCTCCCCCTGTCACCCTGGGAGCCACTTCTTATTTATTCACCTCTAACctcatttctttctggttcaatACATGACAACTTGAAATTCTGttaaccattttgtttttttattttttcatcttcttcaaAATCATCCTTACATCTTACATTCATCACCACAAAATTGTATCATCAATTGTTTCTAGAGAATGAAAGTATTTTCCTTAAGAATAATATGATATCATATCTGAAACTATTTTATCcctattatatttctatattccaATTCTGGGCTTAATATGCAAACATctcaaataattataaatgaataCAATGCAACTAAAATTTTTGTCTTCCTTCTTTTACCTCCTTTGTTTTCTATCCTCTTCAATGGATCCTTTTTTCTAAATGTGTTTATATTCTAAGTAAAATTTATACTCAGTgagattttagaaatataaagttaGTCTATTTTAAAGGTGAAATATATAGGCAAATATCAATAAATTGTGATGAGCTATATAAACTGCCAGAGTATTTTGTCAGAGGTAGATTCACAAATGTTTAGTCTattttataggggcttccctggtggctcaaatggtataGAATcttgctg
This region of Ovis canadensis isolate MfBH-ARS-UI-01 breed Bighorn chromosome 3, ARS-UI_OviCan_v2, whole genome shotgun sequence genomic DNA includes:
- the LOC138438291 gene encoding olfactory receptor 6C74; protein product: MRNHTTVTTFILLGLSNDPQLQVVIFLLLFFTYLLSVTGNLIIITLTLLYSHLKTPMYFFLRNFSFLEISFTTVCIPKFLVSMATGDKTISYNNCAAQLFFTILLGATEFFLLAAMSYDRYVAICKPLHYMTIMSDRVCNLLVFASWLAGFIIIFPPLLVGLQLDFCAANIVDHFFCDVSPILQLSCTDTDKVEIMMLLSAILTLLVTLVLVILSYTNIIRTILKIPSSQKRRKAFSTCSSHMVVVSISYGSCIFMYVKPSAKQRVSLNKGIALLSTSVAPMLNPFIYTLRNRQVKYAFKLMIKNIEAFSMK